The DNA region agcaaaatgacAAGGAACGACCGATAGAGATTTGCTTGTATGTAAAACGTAGACCCCTCTGGGGACAACTCACTGGCAATTTAAGTTCCAATGGATATACAAAATTTGGTGAGATTACCTTAAACATAACAACTAAAAAGCCGAATGCCAGACACAAAGAAACAGGCTCttaatgtttaaaacaaaaatcgcaaTCAACTCTTATCAAATTGCGCTTGATGATAACCCTGAACTGTTTCATTCCTGTTGGCCAGCTTATCACTGCTGCGCTTGCACGAAGAATGTACCGTTTGGGCAAAGCCGAAACGAATGGAATCGTGCACGACAGCCtacaaaatgcaaacaaaggGCGCACAAGGCAAACGagtaaaagcaaaaaccaaactcACCGAAAAGTACGCATCCATCGCGTTCCTCCCGTTAAACTCTACGTGGGCCGGTGCGGAGTAGTTGAAGCTGGCGGCGTACGCTTTCGGCCACTTGGGCGGTATGCGGGCGTCCGGTGCGCCCATATCCCAGTACACGTCGAATATCTTCGCCAGATCCTGCACCAGGCAGGAGCAGTTCGTGCCGAGCACGCCCAGCTCCTTCACCTGCGTCAGCGACCGCCAGTCCATGTTGGCGCTGCCCAGATAGAAGTGGTTCCGGTCGATCAGCCACACCTTCGTGTGCAGCACGCCGCCCCCGACCAGCCGCGGAAAGTCGACCGACCGGACCAGGGCAGCCCCCTGCTTCGCCAGCAGATCCGTGTCCAGGTTGGGCGACGCCGACGTCGGTGCGCTCTGGGCAATTTTCACCTGCAGCTTGCGCACCGTGCCCGCCTCGTACAGCTTGCGAAAGATCGTCTCACCCTCCCGGGCGGACGAGTGGTTGTACACGTCCGCACCCTTGAGCGTCCAGTAGAACGAGCCAATCTCAACCGTGGCCTGGGCCAGCTCGAGCAGCGCCGACCACGCCTGGAAGGTGGTGCGGAAGGTGGGGCTGCCGTCCGGGTACGCCATACCCTCTGGGATGCTTTCGACCAGCTCGAGCGAGCACGTCTCCGGGCAGGCGATCGGGTGCCCCAGCCGGCCCACACCGGCCCGGGCCGGCTCGCCGGTCTCGCCCGCCCGCTCACTGTGGTCCAtcagtggcagcagcaccaccagcactatCAGCACCAGTATGATCGTGATCGGAATGCACGAGCTCCAGCCGTTCTGGCTCCAGCGATTGTCCCGGTACTCCGACCGCAGCGCCTTGCTCTGGTCCCACAGCTCGAAGTCGTCCTCCGGCCCGCTCACGGACGCGGCCTCGTACGCGCCGCCGGCCCCTTTCGCCACCTCCGAATCCTTGTCCATCGCCGGACTCTGACTGCGGCCCATGGTCAGCTGCAGTTTCATGCTGCCCCCGGTGTTGCCAAACCAAGCGCCAGCACCACAACGAATAAGCCCGCTGGTGCTACTGGTGCGACGTCAACCGGAGTCGGGATCTGCCACGAACCTGGAgggacatacacacacacacacacaagccatGCACGGTAGACAGGCAGGCAGAAGAAAAGAGAAGGCAAtaataatttagaaaaaaaggttaaagaaCAGTGTTATGGTTGATTGGGGCTGAATGTTGACATGCTGGACGGACTTTACACAGCTGGCAGGGGTTTTAACTTATTCAGCATAAAGCAAAGGACTCACGCGttcacacaaacgcacacacacacacacacatacaggtaGAGAACCGCACTGAAACGCTAATGCGAGACCTTGACGAAAACGAAATCCTTCCTCACCTACACGTACACATACATGAACATACACTATTGCTGCATTAGATTGCCGTTTGTTTGCTAGTAAAGCGTTTACCTTTTCAACATATGGCGCACTTGCTGGTGGTAATGTTGCGTGTATTTATATGCTTTGGATGTAAAGACAACAGCCCCGATAGTGAGTGGAGATAAAACCGCAAAATTTAACctactttttttcttcccacgGGCCGCTTTGTTTTGGACCGACGAGCCCGACGTGAGCAAAGGAGCAAACTGTCAACGTGCGGCCCGCGCTTGCCGTCACTGCGTTCGCCCAGGGAGGTACGTCAAAGCAGGCATTGACGGAAGCCATATTTGAACCACCGAGCAAAGCGCGctcacacacattcaaaaTGCAATCCTttgcaaaacataaaataataataataaagcatTCGTTTTTGTGTGGATGTACGGTAATACGATCAATTCACAGAGTTACGTATCCCGAGGGTTGTAAAAAATGTGAGTTCTTCATGTAGCAGGGTACAAAGTAGTGATGGGTCATACGAATCGGAATcgtgggtgcaacgagttcagCTAAATAAAGAGCTCCGTGTGGTGATGTACCTACGGATTGGAGAATTACATAGAGTAATGGACTCTACGAATCGCACGCACGTCGTTACCGAATCCGCTCGGaaccgtcggagccgttggagtcGATCTGAGTAGTAATGGGTAGATTAATAAAACAGGGATTGACTCCGCCAAAATCGCAAGTGGCTCTGGTAAGTGCAACACTGCATGATTGGAGCCATCAGATGGTCGGACTAGTTGGCACTAGTGATGTGGTCTCTGGAGCGCAACCACCACTCtgatccgactccggctattaatagtccgattccgactccggcgaAATGGGAACCACTAATTTCTCCCGGAAttgaagtcgtccggaatgGTCCGGAGTCACCTGGAGTCGGTgtcgaccggaatcggagtcTATCGGAGTCAAccggagccgtccggtgcaatgtgcttgtgattagagatttcatttcgttgtgctTTTTGCTTTGCGCATGCACTTCGTGCAAAGACCTGTTTGTTTCGAAAGCCGACTCCAGCctactctggacgactccggacgacttcgaacgattCCTGGTGACTGAGagcgattccgaacgactccttGGCGGATGCTTGgcggagtcggttccgaaatcgtccgtttttttttcaactaaacCCATCACAAGTTGGAGCGCTAGGAACCGGCTTCGGCTGTCGATTAGTAAACTCAGGACGCTTTGGGACAGCTCCGGACGGAACCATCGGTTTCATTTAGCCGTAATAGGAATCGGCGtagcaatgctcggaagcAGCTCGGAGCCGTAGTGCCAATGCGAACTTGGAATATTGTTGCTACCGTTTGAAACACTCGCTCTCAAAGTATATCGAAGTAGATTCGGAGTCGTATGCACCTGTTTTGTATATCAATCGACCCGTGGATACTAACCGTCTTTCTATCCTGGTCAATCCTTAGTCACTAGCCCATGAAACTCCAATAGCATGGAATTGACGTTTCGATGGGTTCGATGGATTAGTTGATCATCGTTTGCAGGTTCGGAAGGTGGTTCGAAAGAGTGAATTCATATTCGACACAGCATTTAAGAGCAGAGTATCCTAAGCCTGCCCAAGGTTGGCTATTTGTGACTAATGATACCCACTGCTGGAGGCACAGTTTCAAACGAGACCTAAAGATGGGAAGGCATGCATTTAGGGGCGATTCTAGAGAGCTAAATTCCAATAATTTGTATACTAGAAAATAATCTAGCTTCACTTACAGCACACGGAATGTGTTGGCTACTATTTTTCTATGTTCCTGAGGCCTCCTCTTCGAATTTTCATTCCACAGCATCATAGCTACTTCAGGTTAGAAAGCTTAACAGATTACCATGATGCTGATCCTCAATAATCCTGCGATGGCTATTAGATGTTGGAAACGCTGTAATAAAGCTGGTGAGCTCATGATCGATGATGGATGAATTCTTCAGCATCTTGAAACTGCTGCATTTAGCGGAGCTTCAAGCCTATGCGCACGAACACAGAACTCCCTTcgttggtgtttgtttttgtacattggttgttttttccacgatttatttttcattttcccaaACCCTCGCTCCTACCTTCCCCCCTTCCCTTCTCCCTTCTGTGTTCTTCTCGTATACTTCAGTTCAGTACCGGCGCTCCCCAAGCGCTTAACGGTCAAAGGCACAGCCTCTAGCTTAACACTGGCAGATTCCAGACCACGTTCCCGAGCAGACACCCGGTCACGAGCAGCGGAAACCGGGGACTGAACTGGCTGCTGATGACCACGTGTGGATAGCACGGCTTGTACCTGAGCTCCCGCAGCGGTGCCGGTTCGCTGCCGCTCGCCAGACACTGGCGCGCGTACCGCATCTCGTTGCACTGCTCGTTGAACGCCAGCAACCGCACGCCGTAGTCATCGTGCGGCGAACAGATGACCCGCCCGTCCGGCGAGAAGCACGCCTCCCGCATGTAGCCCTCCACCTTGTTCGACTCCTGGATGTAGTAGAGCAGCCGGGTGCCGGTCCCGTCCGTACTGTGCCCGGCGGTCCGCTTGCTCGCTACCGGTTCCGACCACGCGGACCCGGCCCGACCTCCCTTGGCGGGCGGCGACAGTCTTATGATGGGTTGCATCGGGACTTCAGCAAGTCTGGGGCACGGAGCACCGGAGTGACTGGGAAAGGCACTAGGGTTTGGAGAAAAGAAAGACACTCTCTGTTAGCATTTGCTGCAGGTGTAAGCGCAAACACGGTATCATACTGACTTGTTGATCACATTCCGCTCGGTAGCTCCGTTGCACCATGTCGCTTCCGTTAGTACCGTTTCGCTTGGTTCTCGCTTAGGATCTCGCCCGAAACCCTCCATCGATCGGGTGCTGTTGCTTCGCTCCTGTTGGGGCACATCTTCCTGCTCGGGCTCTTGGCTATCCTCCGTGTTCAGTTCATCCAGTTCCTGCTTCTCCGTGTCCGATTCATCCTCATTCTCGCTCCAGCTTTGTATATCGTGCACTACAGACCACTGCAAAGAGATGGGAGCATCGAGGCATTGTGCATAGCGTTGTTAGAATGTGTCCGCTGTATCGTCCATTTgccgaaaagcaaacaaaaactaaaacgtCCCCTACAAATGTGTGGCCACCGTAGCGTGGGAATGGGCCGAAATTATTGACAGGCTGCGTTTCCATGCACGATTGCGTTCCATTCACTTTACCACTGTGTTGTGGTTTGCGAATGTTGTGCTTTGTTATGGCAACAGTAACATTCCAAACCCAATCGTATTATGCTGGAGAgggtttattattttatcaggtttgaattttgttttttttttgggtttcgGCATTTATTCGCTTTATGCGATTGTGGTCCTGAGACGTTCCAACTTACCTCTGTCTTCTCGTCGTATGAAATATTTCTACTAAGAGCACACCAACCTTGAGGATGTAGCTAAAAGTGGGCATATCAGAAAAACGaatcattaaaaacaaattaaaaataatgcaatttGCTATGCAGTGTGGTCTAACTGATGCATCCAAGCACATAACATGCAGGAGATTGTAGCCAAGTAGTTGCGTCGTCGACATCACTTTGTGCTGGCGAGTGTGAAACTTTGAGCATTTGTTGCAGTATTTTTAAGTCATTGACGGGGAAATATACCAATAAAGATGTAATAATGCTTGTGCGTATGTgtatataagaaaaaaaacactaaaaggtGCAGTCAGCATTACATTCTGGCATCCACAACGGGGAGAGACAAGGTTTCTATTTCTTCTATTCTACATTTATATTGACCCGTCTATTCTATATTACGAGTGAAGGTATTCAACacatttcaatgtttttttttaaatactcaTGCAGACAAATCAAGCGTAACTGATAAAAGAAGCAGCATTGACCGTATGGGATGAAGTAATCAGGAGTAACTATTACGCACTTGCTACCgtgaattgttttgctgtgtgaaGACCCGTTGCAGTCCCACTGGGTCCCCCATATACAGGACTGACGTATCTGCAATAGGTAAATCAATTAGGTCCTTGCTTAAATCTACTGTTGCTATTGCGACAACTAAGAAGTAGAAGAGAGCTATACTAGATACTTTTAGCTACACAATCTGTTGATATTCACCCTCTTAAgacctgctgaaatcaatCAGAGAGACATCCTGAAAAATCTAGCCAAATCATTTAGATAATTATTTGGAAACGGTTTCCGTAGCAACACTAATGACTAAAAGCTATCACTGATCAATTTCATCACCATGCTGACCAACTTTGCCAAGTTACGTAGCGATTTTGAAACGAAATCTGGGAATTTTCTGGACTTCAATGAATCGCATATACTATGCGCCTTTCTTTTTCATCTATGCATGGTGGTTTGCAAAAGCATATTTGCAAAAGCATGGCTATTATAATATCCATAACGATGCATGACGTCAGTTTTTTTCATAAGGAACTATCAAGGCAGTCGCAAAGTCAGAGGAAATAAGAGGTTGAGTTGAAAATAAGAGGAGGCCGGAAAATATCATCACGATTAAAAAGTGTGGTTTTATAATGAGCCCAGATTCTTGGCTTCCATAAGTAAGTTATGATGCAATTGTAGTAACTACAACGATTAGTTTGATAATAATTTTCTCCCGAAAAGGCAACAGTTCTCCGAATTATTCACAATCATACGTAATACGGTGCATAAACCTTGTTTGTTGCGCAACGCACTGCGGTCATTAAGTAACGATTCCGCTCGAAACTCCcggtgttgctggtgctgaagTTGTTTTCAACCCCCTCCGCTTCACCTCAGGCTACAACGTTTCCACCTCGGTGCGTACCTCTGCACTGTACAACAACCCGAAAGAAACCCCATCTCCCCATGGTACATACCGTCAAGCCGCTAATCATTTCCGCATCGTCGCCGGGTGGAAAGTCGCTCACAAACTCGATACgatttctctttcttctgtGGGAGACCGCGGGAGTCTTGCGTGCGCCCAGCGGGACCCGTTGCTTGCGCATCAGGTTCAGTCGTTGTATGTTTGGCTGGGGAATTTGGGGGGGAAACAAAGGGCCGAAATAAGTGGGTGGGTTGTGGGGCGATTGGTTTTTAGCAACATTTTTGTTACACTTACGCGAAAGTCGACGAGATCACCGGCCAGGCTGGCCAGGTCGAGGTCGTGCACCAGCATCAGGTAGCCGGTGCCGGTGCAGAGCACTAGCCGCGACTCGTCCGGCGCGAGCCGGCACCGCATCAGCCCGGGCATGTACAGCAGCCGCTGGTAGGTGCAGCCCTGCTCGGTGCTGTTGTTCAGCTCCCAGGCGTACACCAGCCCGTCCAGCCCGGAGGAGAGCAGCACGCCGGCACCCTTCGCGTACTCGATGTTCTTCACCCAGCCGCTGTGGCCGTGCAGCGTGCGCAGCTTGGTCGAGAGGTTGCGCGCGTCCCACAGCGCAACCGTGGTGTCGTCCGAGCAGGACGCAAAGGTACGGCTGTCGACGAATCTGCAGAATAGGCAGATTGGTGAAAGATTGGTGATTGCACTGTTGGAGGGTAGGGGTTTCGAAACCCAAAGACCGCCGAACAATTCGCACTTACTTGATGCAGTTGACGCTGCCATCGTGGGCATTGCTGACGGCGCTCACCTGCTTTTCCGCGAGCGGATCGAACAGCACGATCGATTTATATTCACAGGCAGCGGCCAGCAGCGTCCTACGCGAATGAGGCgaatgatagagtgaacgggagagagagagaaagagcgagagaaaatgGTTAAttggaaagagcaaaaaaaaaaacaccgagaaaatataataaaaatagtataaatgcaataaaagtCCAA from Anopheles coluzzii chromosome X, AcolN3, whole genome shotgun sequence includes:
- the LOC120961034 gene encoding 5'-3' exonuclease PLD3-like → MKLQLTMGRSQSPAMDKDSEVAKGAGGAYEAASVSGPEDDFELWDQSKALRSEYRDNRWSQNGWSSCIPITIILVLIVLVVLLPLMDHSERAGETGEPARAGVGRLGHPIACPETCSLELVESIPEGMAYPDGSPTFRTTFQAWSALLELAQATVEIGSFYWTLKGADVYNHSSAREGETIFRKLYEAGTVRKLQVKIAQSAPTSASPNLDTDLLAKQGAALVRSVDFPRLVGGGVLHTKVWLIDRNHFYLGSANMDWRSLTQVKELGVLGTNCSCLVQDLAKIFDVYWDMGAPDARIPPKWPKAYAASFNYSAPAHVEFNGRNAMDAYFSSSPPMMSPAWRTDDLFAILDVISKANRFVHISVMDYFPLTLYTRITQYWPYIDDALRKAAIERKVSLRLLISLWDHSRPSEEYFLHSLEALSNALTGVDIQIRRFIVPASDDQKKIPFGRVNHNKYMVTDNTAYIGTSNWSGDYFIDTAGIGLVISSFDTNGTIIQELQSVFERDWNSKYAVRLS
- the LOC120954992 gene encoding DDB1- and CUL4-associated factor 10-like is translated as MSLHEWYRRRERGLPARIGDTDMIYRTIFRSLQPRALSAELSHPYRCGQDSGAICNLEFSPDGTLLAAACEYKSIVLFDPLAEKQVSAVSNAHDGSVNCIKFVDSRTFASCSDDTTVALWDARNLSTKLRTLHGHSGWVKNIEYAKGAGVLLSSGLDGLVYAWELNNSTEQGCTYQRLLYMPGLMRCRLAPDESRLVLCTGTGYLMLVHDLDLASLAGDLVDFRPNIQRLNLMRKQRVPLGARKTPAVSHRRKRNRIEFVSDFPPGDDAEMISGLTLHPQGWCALSRNISYDEKTEWSVVHDIQSWSENEDESDTEKQELDELNTEDSQEPEQEDVPQQERSNSTRSMEGFGRDPKREPSETVLTEATWCNGATERNVINNAFPSHSGAPCPRLAEVPMQPIIRLSPPAKGGRAGSAWSEPVASKRTAGHSTDGTGTRLLYYIQESNKVEGYMREACFSPDGRVICSPHDDYGVRLLAFNEQCNEMRYARQCLASGSEPAPLRELRYKPCYPHVVISSQFSPRFPLLVTGCLLGNVVWNLPVLS